ATACCATATGTTTTTGAAGGTGTGCTATCTTATCATATAACTCTCGTATAATGAGCTTTATAGCGCCCTTCCCCGCTCCTCGCCCATTAGGGAAAGATTCTTTTGCCCTTTCACCACGTTTCCCACCCGTTTTAGGAAGAAAAAGTAGGCAAGTTGGGTTTTATAGTTTCGTGTTTTAAAATAAGAAAGGTAATGGTATAATAGGGTTGATTGGAAAACGCTTGGGAGAGAAGAAGTGTTCATTCATAGAGGTATATATTAAGTAGTTCAGATATAAGTCCAAAATGGAGGAATATTTGAGGTACATATACTACTAAGATTGGGATGTTATACGAAGTATTGCAGATATACCGAAGTTATGCGTAATACCCCAATAAAATTGGAGAGGAAAAGTCATGAACAAAGACAATAGAATTCCTAGTATACTACGCGGTTTTACTGGTAAAGAAGAGTTAAGGAAAATTTTATCCTTTTTGGCTTTTGAAGACTGGATTACTGAAGAAGAGACAAAATCATCAGACTGGATTGTTGCCGCTCGTTCATGGAAAGAAGGAACTAATAATTTCTTCACCTTTAGTGCGCTTGCCTCTGCGACAAAAGATAATCTTGAGAGGTTATTGTCAAAAGCTAATTGGGATGTCCAACTAGAATTTGGAAAACCTTTTTTCTATGTATGTGATGGAGAAAAGAAAGCCCATTACGACCCTGGCCTGGAGGCTGAAATTGGCGGTATCAAATTCCGCCCATTTGTGATTTATCGCGAATTCCACGGCTTTATTTCAAACACCTTCGAACTAGTACAAAATTTTATCCTGTATCACGAGGCTTTTTTTGTGACTGAGAAAAATGAATATCAACGTATTGACGATGATGGGAATATACGACCAATAGTTCGTATTAAACAAGAGAATAATAATCGTCTAGTTTTAATTGACGCTCATCATTTGAAAGATTACCTGGCTGCCAATCAATGCTACCTTGTTCGTTATCATGATCATTGGCGGAGGGTCAAGGAAGACATTAGCGAACATATTAAAGGGAAATTTGCGAGTTACTCCTTGGGAGATGAATCGTCTTGTTTTGAACTTTGGCTTCGCACTGACATTCCTATGAATGGTTACCAGAGTTCATCAAGTATTCTTGGTAAGGATGTGATCTTCCCCTATTCTGAACCCGACAAGTGCCATACTTGGTTTGCTACGGGAAAGAGAGAGAAAAAATTTGCCAAATTTATCATAAGTCGTGATGAACAAGGTAATGATGTTGAATTCACATGTAACGAGGAAGAACTTAGCAACCATTATGTTGACCGTGGGACTCCGTCCTTTTTTACCCCAGTATACTTTAATCGAGAGGTTTTGATTAAATACTACCAAGAGCCGAGTCGCTATAAGGTCAGCAACTCAGGTATAGGGTGCCTTGACTTATGGCACCTTCCCATAGATATAACAGAGGAAGAGCTTGTTCACGTCTGGCTTGGATATTTAGGCCGTATTCCCTACAGGGAACAATTACATTGGCGTCAATTTAATGTTTCCCCTAGAGGAACAATTACCAGACATCGCTTTTTCCGTGATTTTATGGTAGATCTCGCTGAACCAACAGATGATCCAGTTTATTACTTTCAAGTAGCATTCGAGAAAATTCAGCTTGAAGCGAAAGCAAGATATGGTGAGGAGTTATTTCTAGACCTCGATGAGAAAGATCGACATGCTTATCAGACGTTACATTTACCTTTAACCGAGGAATGGAAGGAGTTCGATGAGTTAGTACAAGTATTAGCAAAAATTACTGTTGATTCGTTAAACGTTAGGCTTCTTTCACATGAAAGTGGTCAAAAAATTGATAAACGCTCAATTAAAGGTTCCATCGACTTGCTTGAAGTCTATTTGAGAAAAATAGGAGTTAAAGATAATACTAGGTTGCAGATTATACAGCCTCTGCGTACTGTGCAGACGATTCGATCAACTGGGGCGGCTCATCGCAAAGGTTCAAACTTTGATAAGGAGCTACAACATTTTGGATTGGTTAAGTTGTCCAATTCTGCAAAGGTAAAAAAGTTGATAATAGACCTCACAGATGCACTCTCTCTAATGTTAGAAGCAATAAGTCAAAAGGAAACATCTGAAGATGAAATTTGATAGGGCACTACGTATAAACACTTTATAAAAAGCTCAAACCGTTAACCTACAAGTCAAAAAAATATTAGTTTGTGTCATTTAGGAGAGTTAATATAAAGATGTATTTTGTAACAATATTTAATATATTATACCATCAATTGATGGTATAATATGAGTGCAGGAGTTATAAAATGGTTGAATTTTTTCTGGAATTATTGAAACAAGTTATTAATAATAATCAATTACAGCTCGTGAAAAGGGTGAAAAATACTGAGTTTCTAACCAAGATCGGATGGACTGAGCAAGACGTTCATAATTTTTTACTTAACGAATTAACAAAAGATGATTTTATATTAGATGGTGTAGAGAAAGATACTAATTTTCCTGAAGGA
The sequence above is drawn from the Petrotoga sibirica DSM 13575 genome and encodes:
- a CDS encoding type II toxin-antitoxin system MqsR family toxin, whose product is MVEFFLELLKQVINNNQLQLVKRVKNTEFLTKIGWTEQDVHNFLLNELTKDDFILDGVEKDTNFPEGTVYIFKKQLCVEDEVYQIYIKIKYVEKKDYMVLLSFHESEEGEGNV